The window GTTCGGGGTACTCGGGCGGCGCAGCATCGGACACGCCGTGTCCGGCGCGTCAGTCCTGAGGAGGTACGGAATGCGACTGCGGGAACACGTGGTGGTGGTGACGGGAGCGTCCAGCGGGATCGGCAGGGCCACGGCCGAGGCCTTCGCGCGCAAGGGGTGCGCCGTGGTGCTGGCGGCCCGCCGCGAGGAGGCGCTGGAGGCGACCGCGCGGGAGTGCGAGCGGCATCGCGGGGCCCGGACGCTGGTCGTGCCGACCGACACGACGGACGCCAAGGCGGTCGACGACCTGGCGAGGCGGGCCGTGGAGGAGTTCGGCCGGATCGATGTGTGGGTCAACAACGCGGCCGTCAACGCCTTCGGCCGCTTCGAGGACGTGCCCCTGGAGGACTTCCGCAGGGTCCTGGACGTCAACGTGATGGGCTACGTGCACGGGGCGCGCGCGGCACTGCGGGTGATGCGGGAGGAGGGGCGCGGCACGCTGATCAACATCTCGTCCATCGTGGGCGCCGTCGCCCAGCCGTACAGCCACCCGTACAGCATGTCCAAGCACGCCGTCCAGGGGCTCGGATCGAGCCTCCGGCAGCAGCTGCGGGTGGAGGGTGTCAAGGGCATCCGGGTGTGCACCGTGATGCCCGCGACCATCGACACCCCGCACTTCGAGCAGGCGGCCAACCACACCGGACGCAAGGTGGTCGCCATGCCGCCGGTCTACAGCCCCGAGCGGGTCGCCCGGACCGTCGTCGACCTCGTCCGCCACCCCCACCGGGAAGTGGTGGTCG is drawn from Streptomyces bottropensis ATCC 25435 and contains these coding sequences:
- a CDS encoding SDR family oxidoreductase, encoding MRLREHVVVVTGASSGIGRATAEAFARKGCAVVLAARREEALEATARECERHRGARTLVVPTDTTDAKAVDDLARRAVEEFGRIDVWVNNAAVNAFGRFEDVPLEDFRRVLDVNVMGYVHGARAALRVMREEGRGTLINISSIVGAVAQPYSHPYSMSKHAVQGLGSSLRQQLRVEGVKGIRVCTVMPATIDTPHFEQAANHTGRKVVAMPPVYSPERVARTVVDLVRHPHREVVVGPAGKALVRRSRKNPALAERAMARQTEKTHLSHEESAPATHGALHVPAPGEGAVHGGWGGRRRTALRRVAVYGLVGAGVAAAGRRIGRELSAA